The following are encoded together in the Notolabrus celidotus isolate fNotCel1 chromosome 9, fNotCel1.pri, whole genome shotgun sequence genome:
- the LOC117819074 gene encoding GTPase IMAP family member 8-like → MAEMYDDVTPRRRKRSIEASRPDMKECELRIVLFGKYDGVKTRLGNIITSNQGGHFQRHSLVSQSVVTYGDWRGRSVAVVKTPNISHVSMAALKDELRECVKLCPPGPNVLLLVVKASTFSERKRQTFVSMLSLFSQEAFKHSMVVSTDEMIKTPTVTQLLDECGGRQYSMLEENQRLLMKKVTSIVRQSKGVFLTLIGEPVRLMSETHTTPALNLVLYGAREEAKTSAAKAILGQTGLHSASSSSECVKHQGEVCGRWVSLVKLPALCGKPLETVMKESLRCVSLCDPEGVHAFILVLPVGPLTDEDKRELKMIQDTFGSQVNAFTMILFTAESDPTAPAVVNFLQKNKAIQKLLQSCGSSSFVLNIKDQQQIPELLDAVERMRPLLGPCCYTSVTYSKKGEVHDHKNISAAHPEPEDLETKTTISFDDLKQISECLRIVLIGKTGCGKSSSGNTILGRKEFKAEPGQTSVTKHCQKALGEVDGRRVAVVDTPGLFDTTLSHKEVHEEIMKCFSLLAPGPHVFLLVLQIGRLTQEEREALKLIREGFGMSIESYTIILFTRGDSLENDELSIEDYIQEKCDDSFKKLITECGERYHVFNNFDKKNCKQVSDLIAKIETMMGKNRGGCYTNKMLQEADKAIKKEVEKILKDKEKETQEKWRKIQKQHEEEIREMEERFKQRRAETGSERELKARKLKKLEAIMNNELQMREQEKENMKEDDRHKKELGEIEQQEWENKLRDLQGSIQENSASDEEKRDDLERTRERMREEQEAWADKQREYWEHRNREEEYRQQQHEARLKDLRWECEQEREKHVTEMKKEEQIQGKEEEEGRKELEEKHKDTISNMIKTYEEEARKQAEEFNEFGQKYIENFAGLLKELMEEKEELEQTNKLLGHFLSHKDTLLKETRKEMEKKLKDREDLTTSREPEVVVQSKCVIL, encoded by the exons ATGGCTGAAATGTATG ATGATGTGACACCCAGGAGGCGTAAAAGAAGCATTGAGGCCTCGCGACCTGACA TGAAAGAATGCGAACTCAGGATTGTGCTGTTTGGGAAATATGATGGCGTGAAGACGAGACTTGGAAACATCATCACCAGTAATCAAGGGGGCCATTTCCAGAGGCATTCTCTTGTCAGTCAGTCTGTGGTCACCTACGGAGACTGGAGAGGTCGATCTGTAGCAGTTGTTAAGACCCCTAACATCTCTCATGTATCCATGGCAGCACTGAAAGATGAGCTGAGGGAATGCGTGAAACTTTGTCCACCTGGACCAAATGTCCTGCTCCTGGTAGTGAAAGCATCCACGttctcagagagaaagagacagacgtTTGTATCAATGCTGAGTTTGTTTAGTCAAGAAGCTTTCAAACACTCAATGGTTGTATCAACGGATGAAATGATTAAAACTCCAACTGTGACTCAGCTGCTTGATGAATGTGGAGGAAGACAGTACAGCATGTTGGAAGAGAACCAACGACTGTTAATGAAGAAAGTTACAAGCATTGTCCGTCAAAGCAAAGGAGTCTTCCTCACGCTGATCGGGGAGCCCGTCAGACTAatgtctgaaacacacacaacacctgCGTTAAACCTGGTTCTGTACGGGGCGAGAGAAGAAGCAAAGACTTCAGCAGCAAAGGCCATTTTAGGTCAGACAGGTCTTCATTCAGCCTCCAGCTCATCAGAGTGTGTTAAACATCAGGGAGAGGTGTGTGGACGTTGGGTTTCCCTGGTGAAGCTTCCTGCTCTGTGTGGAAAACCTCTGGAGACAGTGATGAAGGAATCACTCAGgtgtgtctccctctgtgaTCCTGAAGGTGTCCATGCCTTCATCCTGGTCCTACCTGTGGGTCCTCTCACTGATGAAGACAAAAGAGAGTTAAAGATGATCCAGGACACCTTCGGATCTCAAGTCAATGCCTTCACCATGATTCTGTTCACTGCAGAGTCAGATCCTACAGCTCCAGCTGTTGTTAACTTCCTACAGAAAAACAAGGCCATCCAGAAGCTCCTTCAGAGCTGTGGAAGTAGTTCTTTTGTTCTCAACATCAAGGACCAGCAGCAGATCCCAGAGCTGTTGGATGCTGTGGAAAGGATGAGACCATTGTTGGGACCATGCTGCTACACATCAGTGACATATTCCAAAAAGGGAGAGGTCCATGATCACAAAAACATCTCTGCAGCACACCCTGAACCTGAAGACCTGGAAACAAAGACCACCATCAGCT TTGatgatttgaagcagatctcAGAGTGTCTCAGGATTGTGCTGATCGGGAAGACCGGCTGTGGGAAGAGTTCTTCAGGAAACACCATTCTGGGAAGAAAGGAGTTTAAAGCTGAACCAGGCCAAACATCAGTCACTAAACACTGTCAGAAAGCACTCGGGGAAGTGGACGGCCGTCGTGTGGCCGTGGTCGACACTCCTGGGCTGTTTGACACGACGTTGTCCCATAAAGAGGTTCATGAAGAGATAATGAAGTGCTTCAGTCTCCTGGCTCCAGGACCACATGTCTTCCTGTTGGTGCTACAAATTGGCCGCCTCAcccaggaggagagggaggcatTAAAACTGATCAGAGAGGGCTTTGGTATGAGCATTGAAAGTTATACCATCATTCTTTTCACAAGAGGAGATTCCCTCGAGAACGACGAGCTCTCCATCGAAGACTACATCCaagagaaatgtgatgattCTTTTAAGAAGCTCATCACTGAATGCGGAGAAAGATACCACGTGTTCAATAACTTTGAcaagaaaaactgcaaacaagTCAGCGACCTGATCGCAAAGATTGAGACCATGATGGGTAAAAACAGAGGAGGCTGCTACACCAACAAGATGCTGCAGGAGGCGgataaagcaataaaaaaagaagtagagAAGATCCTGAAAGACAAGGAGAAAGAGACGCAGGAGAAGTGGAGAAAGattcaaaaacaacatgaagaggaaatcagagagatggaggaaagaTTTAAACAACGAAGGGCAGAAACTGGATCTGAGAGAGAACTGAAAGCAAGAAAGCTTAAAAAACTTGAGGCAATAATGAACAACGAGCTTCAGATGAGAGAgcaagaaaaggaaaacatgaaagaagACGATAGACATAAGAAAGAACTGGGAGAAATTGAACAACAGGAGTGGGAAAACAAGTTGAGAGATTTGCAGGGAAGCATACAAGAAAATTCTGCATCagatgaagagaagagagatgaTTTAGAGAGGACGAGAGAAAGGATGAGGGAGGAACAAGAAGCATGGGCGGACAAACAAAGAGAGTACTGGGAACACCGCAACAGAGAAGAGGAATATAGACAACAGCAGCATGAAGCAAGACTCAAAGATCTCCGATGGGaatgtgagcaggagagagagaaacatgtgACAGAAATGAAGAAGGAAGAACAAATCcagggaaaagaggaggaggaaggaaggaaagagttagaggaaaaacacaaggacacaatCTCTAATATGATAAAGACATATGAAGAGGAAGCTAGAAAACAAGCCGAAGAGTTCAATGAGTTTGGACAGAAGTACATTGAGAACTTTGCAGGTCTGTTAAAAGAGCTCatggaagaaaaggaggagctAGAGCAGACGAATAAACTGCTGGGCCATTTCTTGAGTCACAAAGACACATTACTCAAAGAAACACGAAAGGAAATGGAGAAGAAACTCAAAGACAGGGAGGACTTGACGACCTCACGTGAGCCAGAAGTTGTTGTTCAAAGCAAATGTGTCATCCTTTAA